The Meriones unguiculatus strain TT.TT164.6M chromosome 1, Bangor_MerUng_6.1, whole genome shotgun sequence genome has a segment encoding these proteins:
- the Rexo2 gene encoding oligoribonuclease, mitochondrial isoform X1, with product MLGVSLGARLLRDVGGRRGQFGARGVSEGGSAMAAGESMAQRMVWVDLEMTGLDIEKDQIIEMACLITDSDLNILAEGPNLIIKQPDELLDSMSDWCKEHHGKSGLTKAVKESTITLQQAEYEFLSFVRQQTPPGLCPLAGNSVHADKKFLDKHMPQFMKHLHYRIIDVSTVKELCRRWYPEDYEFAPKKAASHRALDDISESIKELQFYRNNIFKKKTDEKKRKIIENGENEKTVS from the exons ATGCTAGGCGTATCCCTGGGCGCCAGGCTGTTGCGGGACGTGGGTGGCAGGCGCGGGCAGTTCGGGGCGCGAGGTGTCAGCGAAGGTGGCTCAGCCATGGCGGCAGGGGAGAGCATGGCTCAGCGGATGGTCTGGGTGGACCTGGAG ATGACAGGATTGGACATTGAGAAGGATCAGATTATTGAGATGGCCTGTCTGATAACTGACTCCGACCTTAACATTTTGGCTGAA GGCCCCAACCTGATTATCAAACAGCCGGATGAGTTGCTGGACAGCATGTCAGATTGGTGCAAGGAGCATCATGGGAAG TCTGGTCTTACCAAGGCAGTGAAGGAGAGTACAATTACATTGCAGCAGGCAGAGTATGAATTTCTGTCCTTTGTACGACAGCAGACTCCTCCGGGGCTCTGTCCGCTTGCAG GGAACTCAGTTCATGCAGATAAGAAGTTTCTTGACAAACACATGCCCCAGTTCATGAAACATCTTCATTATAGGATAATTGATGTGAGCACTGTTAAAGAGCTGTGCAG ACGCTGGTATCCAGAAGATTATGAATTTGCACCGAAGAAGGCTGCTTCTCACAG GGCACTCGATGACATTAGCGAAAGCATCAAAGAGCTTCAGTTTTACCGAAATAACATCTTCAAGAAAAAGACAGacgaaaagaagaggaaaattatAGAAAATGGGGAAAATGAGAAGACTGTGAGTTGA
- the Rexo2 gene encoding oligoribonuclease, mitochondrial isoform X2, which yields MLGVSLGARLLRDVGGRRGQFGARGVSEGGSAMAAGESMAQRMVWVDLEMTGLDIEKDQIIEMACLITDSDLNILAEGPNLIIKQPDELLDSMSDWCKEHHGKSGLTKAVKESTITLQQAEYEFLSFVRQQTPPGLCPLAGNSVHADKKFLDKHMPQFMKHLHYRIIDVSTVKELCRRWYPEDYEFAPKKAASHSVVCLLVGHSMTLAKASKSFSFTEITSSRKRQTKRRGKL from the exons ATGCTAGGCGTATCCCTGGGCGCCAGGCTGTTGCGGGACGTGGGTGGCAGGCGCGGGCAGTTCGGGGCGCGAGGTGTCAGCGAAGGTGGCTCAGCCATGGCGGCAGGGGAGAGCATGGCTCAGCGGATGGTCTGGGTGGACCTGGAG ATGACAGGATTGGACATTGAGAAGGATCAGATTATTGAGATGGCCTGTCTGATAACTGACTCCGACCTTAACATTTTGGCTGAA GGCCCCAACCTGATTATCAAACAGCCGGATGAGTTGCTGGACAGCATGTCAGATTGGTGCAAGGAGCATCATGGGAAG TCTGGTCTTACCAAGGCAGTGAAGGAGAGTACAATTACATTGCAGCAGGCAGAGTATGAATTTCTGTCCTTTGTACGACAGCAGACTCCTCCGGGGCTCTGTCCGCTTGCAG GGAACTCAGTTCATGCAGATAAGAAGTTTCTTGACAAACACATGCCCCAGTTCATGAAACATCTTCATTATAGGATAATTGATGTGAGCACTGTTAAAGAGCTGTGCAG ACGCTGGTATCCAGAAGATTATGAATTTGCACCGAAGAAGGCTGCTTCTCACAG tgtggtgTGTTTGCTTGTAGGGCACTCGATGACATTAGCGAAAGCATCAAAGAGCTTCAGTTTTACCGAAATAACATCTTCAAGAAAAAGACAGacgaaaagaagaggaaaattatAG
- the Rexo2 gene encoding oligoribonuclease, mitochondrial isoform X3 → MLGVSLGARLLRDVGGRRGQFGARGVSEGGSAMAAGESMAQRMVWVDLEMTGLDIEKDQIIEMACLITDSDLNILAEGPNLIIKQPDELLDSMSDWCKEHHGKSGLTKAVKESTITLQQAEYEFLSFVRQQTPPGLCPLAGNSVHADKKFLDKHMPQFMKHLHYRIIDVSTVKELCRRWYPEDYEFAPKKAASHRT, encoded by the exons ATGCTAGGCGTATCCCTGGGCGCCAGGCTGTTGCGGGACGTGGGTGGCAGGCGCGGGCAGTTCGGGGCGCGAGGTGTCAGCGAAGGTGGCTCAGCCATGGCGGCAGGGGAGAGCATGGCTCAGCGGATGGTCTGGGTGGACCTGGAG ATGACAGGATTGGACATTGAGAAGGATCAGATTATTGAGATGGCCTGTCTGATAACTGACTCCGACCTTAACATTTTGGCTGAA GGCCCCAACCTGATTATCAAACAGCCGGATGAGTTGCTGGACAGCATGTCAGATTGGTGCAAGGAGCATCATGGGAAG TCTGGTCTTACCAAGGCAGTGAAGGAGAGTACAATTACATTGCAGCAGGCAGAGTATGAATTTCTGTCCTTTGTACGACAGCAGACTCCTCCGGGGCTCTGTCCGCTTGCAG GGAACTCAGTTCATGCAGATAAGAAGTTTCTTGACAAACACATGCCCCAGTTCATGAAACATCTTCATTATAGGATAATTGATGTGAGCACTGTTAAAGAGCTGTGCAG ACGCTGGTATCCAGAAGATTATGAATTTGCACCGAAGAAGGCTGCTTCTCACAG
- the Rexo2 gene encoding oligoribonuclease, mitochondrial isoform X5 has translation MLGVSLGARLLRDVGGRRGQFGARGVSEGGSAMAAGESMAQRMVWVDLEMTGLDIEKDQIIEMACLITDSDLNILAEGPNLIIKQPDELLDSMSDWCKEHHGKIVFYSSSRD, from the exons ATGCTAGGCGTATCCCTGGGCGCCAGGCTGTTGCGGGACGTGGGTGGCAGGCGCGGGCAGTTCGGGGCGCGAGGTGTCAGCGAAGGTGGCTCAGCCATGGCGGCAGGGGAGAGCATGGCTCAGCGGATGGTCTGGGTGGACCTGGAG ATGACAGGATTGGACATTGAGAAGGATCAGATTATTGAGATGGCCTGTCTGATAACTGACTCCGACCTTAACATTTTGGCTGAA GGCCCCAACCTGATTATCAAACAGCCGGATGAGTTGCTGGACAGCATGTCAGATTGGTGCAAGGAGCATCATGGGAAG ATAGTCTTCTATAGTAGTTCAAGAGACTGA
- the Rexo2 gene encoding oligoribonuclease, mitochondrial isoform X4, which produces MLGVSLGARLLRDVGGRRGQFGARGVSEGGSAMAAGESMAQRMVWVDLEMTGLDIEKDQIIEMACLITDSDLNILAEGPNLIIKQPDELLDSMSDWCKEHHGKSGLTKAVKESTITLQQAE; this is translated from the exons ATGCTAGGCGTATCCCTGGGCGCCAGGCTGTTGCGGGACGTGGGTGGCAGGCGCGGGCAGTTCGGGGCGCGAGGTGTCAGCGAAGGTGGCTCAGCCATGGCGGCAGGGGAGAGCATGGCTCAGCGGATGGTCTGGGTGGACCTGGAG ATGACAGGATTGGACATTGAGAAGGATCAGATTATTGAGATGGCCTGTCTGATAACTGACTCCGACCTTAACATTTTGGCTGAA GGCCCCAACCTGATTATCAAACAGCCGGATGAGTTGCTGGACAGCATGTCAGATTGGTGCAAGGAGCATCATGGGAAG TCTGGTCTTACCAAGGCAGTGAAGGAGAGTACAATTACATTGCAGCAGGCAGA ATAG